The genomic DNA GGTATCTCTTTTTACTTTCCCATTCCTTTTCATCGCATACAATACATCCTACCAATGCATAATACTTATTCATTATTTCAACACAGGCATCCAAAACAATCTCCTGAATCTTTTTCTCTCTCTTATCCACAATAATCAAGAAATCATAATCAGAACCCTCTGTAAAATCACCTCTGGCATGAGAACCAAATAAAACTACCTTCTTTAAATGTCTTTTCAATTTGTTTTTGATAATTTCTGCAAAATTGTTAGTTACCGTATCCATGGGTTTAAAACCTCATTTTAGTCTGCCATTGCAGGCAAAGTCATTTTTAATGGTTGCTGGCACTATATGCTATTCTTTATAAATTAACTTTTCACCTTTTTTAAAAGCCATTGCCTGAACTCCTTTATCTTGGTGATATAGCGATTTGCAAACTCTTTTATTGCCTTTTTCCTGCTCTACACAGTTTCGTATTGAAGAACCTTCATCTGTTCAGGTTTCACCCGCAGACTTAAATTAAGCATTTCAACACCCACTACTTTGCCTTCAGCGTTAAAATCCAGAATTACCCCCGGCTGCACCTCCTCTGATTCCACAATAGAAGATTCATCCAATCGAAAATAAAGGGCATCGTTTTCTTTGTCTACTTTTAACCTCATTGTTGCCTCCTTGCCCTGCGGTCAAAAAATACGGTAACTATTTTCTTTGGCGAAACATGGGGATTTACAACCACATGGAGAATTCGCCCATCATGCTCTGGAATGCTTTTGAAATAATGTATATTATTGTCTTCCCCAATATTTTTCCATCCATAACTATCAATGGTTCGCCATACCCATTCTTCATGGATATTGCGTTCTTGCAACATATCTTGAGCATGTGAGGATAATTTAAAATCCATACGCTTACCAACAAGATATTTCCGCTAACATCATTTTTAACCTACCCTCTTCAACGCCCTCTTGATCCCTTGCGCTGCCTGTCTTGTCCTGTGTTCATTTTCAATCAAGGCTATTCTTACATATTCATCGCCGTATTCTCCAAAACCCACACCCGGCGACACAGCGACCTTCGCCTCTTTTAATAAAAATTTTGAAAACTCCAGAGAACCGAGCTTTCTGAAAGGCTCTGGAATCCTCGCCCATACAAACATTGTCGCCTTTGGTTTTTCAATCTCCCACCCTGCCTGCGCAAAACTCTTAATTAAAACATCCCTTCTAACTCTGTATGTCTCGCAGATTTCATGCACACAGTCCTGCGGACCATTAAGGGCATGTATAGCGGCAATCTGAATCGGCTGAAACATGCCGTAATCCATATAACTCTTGATTCTTGCCAATGCCCCTATCATATGTTTATTGCCGACAGCAAAACCAACCCTCCAGCCCGGCATATTGTAACTCTTTGAGAGGGTAAAGAACTCAACAGCACTATCCTTTGCGCCTGGGATTTGAAGAATGCTCGGAGCCTTATATTCGTCAAATACAATATCAGCGTAGTCAAGATCATGGACAACCATCATCTTATGCTCTTTTGCAAAATCAACTATCTTTTTAAAAAACTCCAGATCAACAACCTCTGTTGTAGGGTTGTGAGGGAAATTGATTACAAGCATTTTAGGTCTTGGCCATGTCTGCTTTGTGGCAGAGAGAAGGTCTTCAAAAAAATCTCTGCCGGGTATAAGCGGGATGCTTCTCAAATCGCCGCCTGCAATAATCACAGAATAGGCGTGTATCGGGTATGTAGGATTCGGCGCAAACACAACATCACCTGGACCGATTATAGCAAGCGCAAGATGTGAAATCCCCTCTTTTGAACCTATTGTTGCAATTGCCTCTGTATTAGGGTCAAGAGCAACATCATACCGTCTTTTATACCAGTCAGTTATTGCAAGCCTCAGTTTATAAATGCCTTTTGATACAGAATATCTGTGGTTCACAGGCTTCTGGATAGATTCAATGAGTTTATCCACCACATGCTTTGGCGTAGGTCCGTCAGGGTTGCCCATGCCAAAATCAATTATATCCTCCCCGCGCCTGCGTGCATCCATCTTCAATTCTGTTGTTATGTTAAAGACATAAGGCGGCAGTCTTTTTATGCGGTGAAATTCTTCCATAAAATCTCCAAAAATACAGGCTATAGGCAATAGGCTATAGGCTATAGGCTATGTGTTTTCCTATTACCCATTACCTATTGCCTATCGCCTGTTTCTCTGCATTATACGAACTCCTCACAAACGGCCCTGAATAAACATATTTTAGACCTATTTCTTTTCCAAAATCCTCATATTCCTTGAAAATATCAGGATGCACATATTCCTTAACTTCCAGATTATTTTTTGTTGGTCTTAAATACTGCCCAATTGTTACTGCGTCGCATCCAGCAGATTTTAAATCCCTTAAAACCTTTTTAACTTCATCCTTTGTCTCACCCAATCCAACCATTATGCCTGATTTTGTTATAATACCATCCGACATCTCTTTTGCCGTTTCAAGAACCTTTAAAGACCTTTTGTAATCAGCCTGAGGTCTGACAATGCCATAAAGCGAAGGAACTGTCTCAAGATTGTGGTTGAATATGTCAGGCAATTCATCCATGACTGCCTTCAAACACCCTTTATCTCCTTTAAAATCAGGGGTTAAGACCTCTACAGAAATGGCAGAAATAGTATCCTTAATCGCCCTGATTGTCAAGGCAAACTGCATGCTGCCAAAGTCCTTTAAATCATCCCTTGTAACTGATGTTATGACTGCATGTTTTAAGTCCATTTCTCTTGCAGTCAAGGCAATATTTTGAGGCTCAAGAGGGTCAACAGTCATAGGCAGTGCCGATTTTTCCACACTACAAAAACCGCATGAGCGGGTGCAGATATTTCCCAATATCATAAATGTCGCAGTCGGTTTTGAAAAACATTCACCAATATTCGGACACCTTGCAGATTCACAGACAGTATGCAGGTTCCTGCTCCGCAGCACACTTTTAACACTATGAATACTGCTCGGCTGCCCCATCTTCTTAATAAGCCATGACGGAAGCCGTCCAACACTTTGCCCATCCATAATATTTAAGGATATTATCACCTTATTTTAATAAATACAATTGACTTAACCATACATGGTTTTGTATTTTTATATAAGGTCAATTTTGGAGTTATGCTTTAGGAAGCAGGGTGTATCCTGCCTTTAAGTTGACCGCATGCAGCGGATATATCCCTGCCCTTACTCTGCCTGATAAATGCTGTGTATCTGGAATTTAAGAGGATTTCCTGAAATTTTGATACTACCGCATCCGCAGGTCTTTCAAAACACGAATCATGAAATGGGTTAAAAGGAATTAGATTTATCTTACATGGGATGCCTTGTAGAAGTTCTATAAGCATTTTTGCATCACTGGATGAATCATTGATACCTTTAATAAGGACATACTCAAATGTTATCCTTCTGTTCTTTT from Deltaproteobacteria bacterium includes the following:
- a CDS encoding nucleotidyltransferase domain-containing protein, with translation MDTVTNNFAEIIKNKLKRHLKKVVLFGSHARGDFTEGSDYDFLIIVDKREKKIQEIVLDACVEIMNKYYALVGCIVCDEKEWESKKRYPIGLNILKEGVEL
- the lipA gene encoding lipoyl synthase, with the translated sequence MDGQSVGRLPSWLIKKMGQPSSIHSVKSVLRSRNLHTVCESARCPNIGECFSKPTATFMILGNICTRSCGFCSVEKSALPMTVDPLEPQNIALTAREMDLKHAVITSVTRDDLKDFGSMQFALTIRAIKDTISAISVEVLTPDFKGDKGCLKAVMDELPDIFNHNLETVPSLYGIVRPQADYKRSLKVLETAKEMSDGIITKSGIMVGLGETKDEVKKVLRDLKSAGCDAVTIGQYLRPTKNNLEVKEYVHPDIFKEYEDFGKEIGLKYVYSGPFVRSSYNAEKQAIGNR
- the alaC gene encoding alanine transaminase, with the translated sequence MEEFHRIKRLPPYVFNITTELKMDARRRGEDIIDFGMGNPDGPTPKHVVDKLIESIQKPVNHRYSVSKGIYKLRLAITDWYKRRYDVALDPNTEAIATIGSKEGISHLALAIIGPGDVVFAPNPTYPIHAYSVIIAGGDLRSIPLIPGRDFFEDLLSATKQTWPRPKMLVINFPHNPTTEVVDLEFFKKIVDFAKEHKMMVVHDLDYADIVFDEYKAPSILQIPGAKDSAVEFFTLSKSYNMPGWRVGFAVGNKHMIGALARIKSYMDYGMFQPIQIAAIHALNGPQDCVHEICETYRVRRDVLIKSFAQAGWEIEKPKATMFVWARIPEPFRKLGSLEFSKFLLKEAKVAVSPGVGFGEYGDEYVRIALIENEHRTRQAAQGIKRALKRVG
- a CDS encoding DUF2283 domain-containing protein is translated as MRLKVDKENDALYFRLDESSIVESEEVQPGVILDFNAEGKVVGVEMLNLSLRVKPEQMKVLQYETV
- a CDS encoding DUF4258 domain-containing protein, encoding MLQERNIHEEWVWRTIDSYGWKNIGEDNNIHYFKSIPEHDGRILHVVVNPHVSPKKIVTVFFDRRARRQQ